One Carassius auratus strain Wakin chromosome 4, ASM336829v1, whole genome shotgun sequence DNA segment encodes these proteins:
- the LOC113066969 gene encoding gastrula zinc finger protein XlCGF8.2DB-like — MAFIKEEIEDVKIEETFRVKQEETETQTDPMPLKEESQELSEMEEEYHDFINGKKSAKTDKTSSGKRSKRKSYRFCTCHQCGKSFNQKPNLKIHMRTHTGEKPYTCQRCGKSFSQKANLKSHMRIHTGEKRFTCQQCGNSFIQKGNLKKHMGIHTGEKPFTCDQCGKCFTHKDMLNSHMRVHSKEDCFLCQQCGRSFAHKVSFKTHMRVHTGEEPYACSQCGKSFRYKPSLDSHVRIHTGENPHTCTLCGKSFSRNTSLKTHMDIHTGEKPFTCDQCGKSFRRKVTLNEHVKIHCRR, encoded by the coding sequence ACCCGATGCCACTGAAAGAAGAGAGTCAAGAACTGAGTGAAATGGAAGAAGAATATCATGATTTCATAAATGGGAAAAAATCTGCAAAGACTGACAAGACGTCCTCAGGAAAAAGATCCAAGAGGAAATCGTACAGGTTTTGCACCTgccatcagtgtggaaagagtttcaatcAAAAACCAAACCTTAAAATCCACATGAGAACTCAcacaggagagaaaccttataccTGTCAAcgatgtggaaagagtttcagtcaAAAAGCCAACCTTAAAagccacatgagaattcacactggagagaagcgtttcacctgccaacagtgtggaaacaGTTTCATTCAAAAAGGGAACCTTAAAAAACACATGGgtatccacaccggagagaagccattcacatgtgatcagtgtggaaagtgtttcacACATAAAGACATGCTTAATTCCCACATGAGGGTTCACTCAAAAGAGGACTGTTTTTTATGTCAGCAGTGTGGAAGAAGTTTCGCTCATAAAGTAAGCTTCAAGactcacatgagagttcacaccgGAGAGGAGCCTTACGcatgctctcagtgtggaaagagcttcagaTATAAACCATCTCTTGATTCCCACGTGAGAATTCACACCGGAGAAAACCCTCACACCTGCACACTGTGTGGGAAGAGCTTCTCACGAAACACATCTCTTAAGACTCACATGgacattcacactggagagaagccattcacatgtgatcagtgtggaaagagtttcagacgTAAAGTAACCCTTAATGAACACGTGAAGATTCACTGTAGGAGATAA